The Candidatus Accumulibacter similis genome has a segment encoding these proteins:
- a CDS encoding DEAD/DEAH box helicase family protein, giving the protein MPRPRNPAAATPAAPRSRTSRQPQIPFPHKLVLNQWLLSLFNVKHFEELAEHLRHESLEGLDENQVHHFHHALTAQLFNLTQLPTELLLEYDQNIVRHTQRLNERRLTHGERPIVWKYFQYLTLLFTEIYLDRYFRDPQALLAALNAQIAIYNADKPEADQIAPFDETAEAWPQLNKLAYWSATGSGKTLLMHANILQYQHALQTHGRRWELNRILLLTPNEGLSRQHLREFAAAGIDAELFNKDGRGLFTGQAVEILEVTRLRDEMGDRTIAIDSFEGNNLVLVDEGHRGTSSGEEGAWMRFRNALCEKGFSFEYSATFGQAVKGWPRLIDLYARSTLFDYSYRYFYGDGFGKDYQILNLDEGTQREHLEVYLVACLLSFFQQQRLYREQGANFRPFHVEKPLWIFVGGSVTATLATRDAADIVEILQFLSRYVANRAASIQHIERVLHQGLVTATGRNLFAGRFAYLNTCGLSPAQVFDETLTTLFNAPGGGQLYVENLKGATGEVALRLGADNEDFGVINVGDDAKLVKLCEQHRLATGEREFSGSLFQEINKPQSTVNLLIGSKKFTEGWSSWRVSTMGLMNVGKGEGAQIIQLFGRGVRLKGYDLSLKRSSRARLPDGVDRPRHLSVLETLGIFGIHADYMAQFRDFLKEEGLPANDDRIPFLLPVIRNLGTQKLKTVRLKRTINGVSTEFGDAFRKLGPVPTLARPDPSRDPSTAYLQKNQVVLNWYPKIQAMKAGGLIGGDANAALNETHLSARHVAFLDLDRMTFELERFKAERGWYNLNLTRQAIERLLADQSWYRLQIPAEELASDSFERVRLWEEIAVSLLRKYTERYYTFRKRDWELPHLEYRDLAEDDPNFLSVKKSPEQSGGYRILIDKSQEEIVTKLEELKAAIVKGELKSWAFGGMQAIWFGQHLYQPLLYLDTKVVEISPTALNKGERRFVEDLKTFHDANAAFFKTRELYLLRNLSKGRGVGFFEAGNFHPDFILWLLADGMQHVIFVDPKGIRNLGPSDPKIQFHESIKEIEQRLGDVTVRLQSFIVSNTHSHTMTMLWNMEKSEMQRRHILFQEEDSDSYIRSMIDAACAGGFAR; this is encoded by the coding sequence ATGCCACGCCCCCGCAATCCAGCGGCCGCAACCCCTGCCGCGCCGCGAAGCCGCACCAGCAGGCAGCCACAGATACCGTTCCCCCACAAGCTGGTGCTGAATCAGTGGTTGCTGTCGCTGTTCAACGTCAAGCACTTCGAGGAACTGGCCGAACACCTGCGCCACGAAAGCCTGGAAGGTCTCGATGAGAACCAGGTCCACCACTTTCACCACGCGCTCACGGCGCAGCTCTTCAACCTGACGCAACTGCCAACCGAGCTGTTGCTCGAATACGACCAGAACATCGTCAGGCACACGCAACGGCTGAACGAGCGGCGTCTCACGCACGGCGAGCGGCCGATCGTCTGGAAGTACTTCCAGTACCTCACCCTCCTGTTCACCGAGATTTATCTCGACCGTTACTTTCGCGATCCCCAGGCGCTGCTTGCCGCGCTGAACGCGCAGATCGCCATCTACAACGCCGACAAGCCGGAGGCTGACCAGATTGCGCCCTTCGACGAAACCGCCGAAGCCTGGCCGCAGCTCAACAAGCTGGCCTACTGGAGCGCCACCGGTAGCGGCAAGACGCTCCTGATGCACGCCAACATTCTGCAGTACCAGCACGCGCTGCAGACGCATGGGCGGCGTTGGGAACTGAACCGCATCCTGCTGCTGACGCCCAACGAGGGTCTTTCCCGGCAGCACCTGCGCGAGTTCGCGGCGGCGGGCATCGACGCCGAACTGTTCAACAAGGATGGGCGCGGGTTGTTCACCGGTCAGGCGGTGGAGATCCTCGAAGTGACCCGGCTGCGCGACGAGATGGGCGACAGGACCATCGCCATCGACTCCTTCGAGGGCAACAATCTGGTACTGGTGGACGAGGGCCACCGCGGCACGAGCAGCGGCGAAGAGGGCGCGTGGATGCGCTTTCGCAACGCGCTGTGCGAGAAGGGCTTTTCGTTCGAGTACTCGGCCACTTTCGGGCAGGCGGTCAAGGGCTGGCCGAGGCTCATCGATCTGTACGCCAGGAGCACGCTGTTCGATTACTCGTACCGCTACTTCTACGGCGACGGTTTCGGCAAGGACTACCAGATCCTGAACCTCGACGAAGGGACACAGCGGGAGCACCTTGAAGTGTATCTGGTGGCGTGCCTGTTGTCGTTCTTCCAGCAGCAGCGACTCTACCGCGAGCAGGGCGCGAACTTCCGGCCCTTCCACGTCGAGAAACCCTTGTGGATCTTCGTCGGTGGCAGCGTGACGGCGACGCTGGCCACGCGCGACGCGGCGGACATCGTGGAGATCCTGCAGTTCCTCTCGCGCTATGTGGCAAACCGCGCGGCGAGCATCCAGCACATCGAACGTGTCCTGCATCAGGGCCTGGTCACCGCGACGGGCAGGAACCTGTTTGCCGGACGCTTCGCCTATCTCAACACCTGCGGGCTTTCGCCCGCGCAGGTTTTCGATGAGACGCTCACAACGCTCTTCAACGCGCCGGGCGGCGGGCAGCTCTATGTCGAGAACCTGAAGGGAGCGACCGGCGAAGTGGCGCTACGACTCGGCGCCGACAACGAGGACTTCGGCGTCATCAACGTCGGTGACGATGCCAAGCTGGTCAAGCTGTGCGAGCAGCATCGCCTGGCGACCGGCGAGCGCGAATTCTCGGGCTCGCTGTTTCAGGAGATCAACAAGCCGCAGTCGACGGTGAATCTCCTGATCGGCTCGAAAAAATTCACCGAGGGCTGGAGCAGTTGGCGCGTGTCCACCATGGGCCTGATGAACGTCGGCAAAGGGGAAGGCGCGCAGATCATCCAGCTCTTCGGACGCGGCGTGCGGCTCAAGGGCTACGACCTGAGCCTCAAGCGCAGCAGCAGGGCGCGCCTACCCGACGGCGTCGATCGCCCCAGGCACCTCAGCGTGCTGGAGACCCTCGGCATCTTCGGTATCCACGCCGACTACATGGCGCAGTTCCGCGATTTCCTCAAAGAAGAGGGCTTGCCTGCCAACGACGATCGTATTCCGTTCCTGCTGCCGGTGATCAGGAACCTCGGCACGCAGAAGCTCAAGACCGTCCGCCTCAAGAGGACGATCAACGGCGTCAGCACCGAATTCGGCGACGCGTTCCGCAAGCTCGGGCCGGTGCCGACGCTGGCCCGGCCGGACCCGTCCCGTGACCCGAGCACGGCGTACCTGCAGAAAAACCAGGTCGTGCTCAACTGGTACCCGAAGATTCAGGCGATGAAAGCGGGTGGTCTGATTGGCGGCGATGCGAATGCCGCGCTCAACGAGACCCACCTCAGCGCGCGGCATGTGGCCTTCCTCGACCTCGACCGGATGACCTTCGAGCTGGAGCGTTTCAAAGCCGAGCGCGGCTGGTACAACCTGAACCTGACGCGACAGGCAATCGAGCGATTGCTCGCCGATCAGAGCTGGTACCGGCTACAGATTCCGGCTGAAGAACTGGCCTCCGATTCTTTCGAGAGAGTGCGTCTGTGGGAGGAGATCGCCGTTTCCCTGCTCAGGAAGTACACCGAGCGCTACTACACGTTCCGCAAACGCGATTGGGAACTGCCGCACCTGGAGTATCGTGACCTCGCCGAGGACGACCCGAACTTCCTGAGCGTCAAGAAATCTCCCGAACAGAGCGGCGGCTACCGCATCCTGATCGACAAGTCGCAGGAGGAGATTGTCACCAAGCTCGAAGAACTGAAGGCCGCGATCGTGAAAGGCGAGCTCAAGTCGTGGGCATTCGGGGGCATGCAGGCGATCTGGTTCGGCCAGCATCTGTATCAGCCACTGCTCTATCTCGACACGAAGGTCGTCGAGATCAGCCCCACCGCGCTGAACAAGGGCGAGCGCCGCTTCGTCGAGGATCTCAAGACGTTCCACGATGCCAACGCCGCCTTCTTCAAAACCAGAGAACTCTACCTGCTGCGCAACCTGAGCAAGGGCCGTGGTGTGGGATTCTTCGAGGCCGGCAATTTCCACCCCGACTTCATCCTCTGGCTACTCGCGGACGGCATGCAACACGTGATCTTCGTGGACCCCAAAGGTATCCGGAATCTCGGGCCGAGCGATCCAAAGATCCAGTTTCACGAGAGCATCAAGGAGATCGAACAACGCCTCGGCGATGTCACGGTGCGCCTGCAGTCGTTCATCGTCTCGAACACGCACTCGCACACGATGACGATGCTGTGGAACATGGAGAAGAGCGAGATGCAGAGGCGGCACATCCTGTTCCAGGAGGAGGACAGCGACAGCTACATCAGGAGCATGATCGACGCTGCCTGCGCCGGCGGTTTCGCGCGCTGA
- a CDS encoding integrase family protein translates to MNRVSFTAGRVSQFACEAGKAASFLWDTTTQGLGLKASAGGAKNYVLQSRFGSGATLRLTIGSTKTWTLSAAREEARRLQAMVDQGVDPRQEKRDRIAAAEAKREEEKRITASAMEAWQQYIEARKPRWSESHLADHATVSKEGGKSRTQGRRPGESDKTLPGILRPLLALPLKQIDADCVRAWLQVESASRPTHARLAFGLLRAFLNWCSDRPEYRDQVHAGACSTRLARDELPKKSTKDDCLQREQLAAWFAAVRQIGNPVIAAYLQTALLTGARREEVAGIRWEDADFTWRSLTIKDKVDGARTIPLTPYVASLLAGLPRRNQWVFSSPTAASGRLQEPRIMHNKALAAAGLPALSIHGLRRSFGTLAEWVECPAGVSAQIMGHKPSATAEKHYRVRPLDLLRMWHTKIECWILEQAAVPQPAEREPGTLRVVKSG, encoded by the coding sequence ATGAACAGGGTAAGCTTCACGGCGGGCAGAGTCTCGCAGTTCGCGTGCGAGGCCGGCAAGGCAGCATCCTTCCTGTGGGACACGACAACGCAGGGGCTGGGCTTGAAGGCGTCAGCAGGCGGGGCGAAGAACTACGTTCTGCAGAGTCGCTTTGGTTCTGGCGCGACGCTGCGCTTGACGATCGGCAGCACCAAGACGTGGACGCTGTCCGCCGCTCGCGAGGAAGCGCGCCGGCTGCAAGCGATGGTCGACCAAGGTGTAGACCCGCGCCAAGAGAAGCGCGACCGTATCGCCGCCGCCGAGGCCAAGCGCGAAGAGGAGAAGCGCATCACGGCGTCCGCAATGGAAGCGTGGCAGCAGTACATCGAAGCGCGCAAACCGCGGTGGAGCGAAAGCCACCTTGCCGACCATGCGACCGTGAGCAAAGAAGGGGGGAAATCGCGAACACAAGGGCGCCGACCGGGGGAAAGCGACAAGACCTTACCGGGTATTCTGCGCCCGCTGCTTGCCCTTCCTTTGAAGCAGATAGACGCTGACTGCGTGCGCGCATGGCTGCAAGTCGAGTCCGCCAGCAGACCCACACACGCCCGGCTTGCCTTCGGGTTACTGCGCGCGTTTCTCAACTGGTGTAGCGACCGCCCCGAGTACCGCGACCAAGTACATGCTGGCGCTTGCAGCACACGGCTGGCCCGCGACGAATTGCCGAAGAAATCCACCAAGGACGACTGCCTGCAACGCGAGCAGTTGGCGGCGTGGTTCGCCGCCGTGCGCCAGATCGGCAACCCCGTCATCGCCGCCTATCTGCAGACCGCCCTGCTGACCGGTGCCCGGCGCGAAGAAGTGGCCGGCATCCGGTGGGAGGACGCCGACTTCACTTGGAGATCGCTGACCATCAAGGACAAGGTCGACGGTGCGCGCACGATCCCGCTGACGCCCTACGTCGCGTCGCTGTTGGCCGGCTTGCCGCGCCGCAATCAATGGGTGTTCAGCAGCCCGACAGCAGCGTCTGGAAGGCTTCAGGAGCCGCGCATCATGCACAACAAGGCGTTGGCTGCGGCCGGCCTGCCAGCACTGAGCATCCACGGTTTGCGCCGCTCGTTCGGCACGCTGGCGGAGTGGGTTGAGTGCCCGGCCGGCGTATCCGCGCAGATCATGGGCCACAAGCCGAGCGCGACCGCTGAGAAGCACTATCGTGTGCGCCCGCTCGATCTGCTGCGCATGTGGCACACCAAGATCGAGTGCTGGATTCTGGAGCAGGCAGCCGTGCCGCAACCGGCGGAACGTGAGCCGGGCACCTTGCGAGTGGTCAAATCCGGCTGA
- a CDS encoding diguanylate cyclase, which produces MPTLGINHYNLRAPRLLMEELRSFYCDVVGLIHGARPPFGSFGYWLYAGGQPILHLSEARPGEPPGTGAVSTFDHAAFSCCGRTDFERKLTGLGIAFTTARVPGTTQVQLFIRDPAGNGVELNFATEDA; this is translated from the coding sequence ATGCCCACCCTGGGAATCAATCATTACAATCTGCGCGCCCCACGCCTACTCATGGAGGAGTTGCGCAGCTTCTACTGCGACGTCGTTGGCCTGATCCATGGCGCGCGACCGCCTTTCGGCAGCTTTGGCTACTGGTTATACGCCGGGGGCCAGCCGATCCTGCATCTCTCGGAGGCACGGCCCGGCGAGCCGCCCGGGACGGGGGCGGTATCGACCTTTGACCACGCGGCCTTCAGCTGCTGCGGGCGCACTGACTTCGAACGCAAGCTGACCGGGTTGGGAATCGCCTTCACGACGGCGCGCGTGCCGGGCACGACGCAGGTCCAGCTCTTCATCAGAGACCCGGCAGGCAATGGTGTGGAACTCAACTTCGCCACTGAAGACGCCTGA
- a CDS encoding toprim domain-containing protein, whose protein sequence is MNARLLSTASHGSTADDRPIERFREAIASTGLAPPEHIESDGRLHRFHVAGDKSGSRNGWYVLHLDRRPAGAFGSWKLRGGHTWSSDQTTVSAVQRRRFTRLVEAARAQERAKRQDEQQALAVKAQRQWELGSDPDRLHPYLVAKAVTPHALRQHGVALLVPLVDEHFRLWNVQRIFPNGSKLFNRGRAGGLFCPIGRLEQPSQLLICEGWATGSTLHDSTGHAVLCAMSAHNLVVVARAARATWPDAELTICADNDRGTPGNPGIAAATAAAKAVGARLAIPEFPDGTRGSDFNDLARILSERRTA, encoded by the coding sequence ATGAACGCGCGCTTGCTCTCTACCGCATCCCATGGCTCGACGGCGGACGATCGTCCCATCGAACGGTTCCGCGAAGCAATTGCCTCGACCGGCCTAGCTCCGCCGGAGCACATCGAGTCCGACGGCAGACTACACCGTTTCCATGTCGCGGGTGACAAGTCGGGCAGCCGCAACGGCTGGTACGTTCTGCATCTCGACAGGCGCCCCGCCGGCGCGTTCGGCAGTTGGAAGCTCCGGGGCGGTCACACCTGGAGCAGCGACCAGACGACGGTCTCCGCGGTGCAGCGACGGCGCTTCACCCGGCTCGTCGAGGCGGCCCGGGCTCAGGAACGGGCGAAACGACAGGACGAGCAGCAAGCGCTGGCGGTCAAGGCACAGAGGCAATGGGAACTCGGCTCGGACCCCGATCGGCTGCACCCCTATCTGGTCGCCAAGGCTGTCACGCCCCATGCGTTGCGCCAGCACGGTGTCGCCCTGCTCGTGCCGCTCGTCGATGAACACTTCCGCCTCTGGAACGTCCAGAGGATCTTCCCGAACGGCAGCAAGCTGTTCAATCGCGGCCGTGCAGGGGGCCTGTTCTGCCCGATCGGCCGTCTCGAACAGCCCAGCCAGCTGCTCATCTGCGAGGGCTGGGCTACCGGAAGTACGCTGCACGATTCCACCGGGCACGCCGTCCTTTGCGCGATGAGCGCCCACAACTTGGTTGTCGTCGCGCGCGCCGCACGAGCGACATGGCCAGACGCCGAACTGACGATCTGCGCCGACAACGATCGGGGTACGCCGGGGAATCCGGGAATCGCCGCGGCGACCGCCGCCGCAAAGGCCGTCGGCGCCCGGCTGGCGATTCCCGAGTTTCCGGACGGCACGAGGGGGTCGGATTTCAACGATCTCGCGCGCATTCTCTCCGAGCGGAGGACGGCATGA
- a CDS encoding response regulator transcription factor: MTMLSILIVDDSAVVRRMLREMLANVEGADVVGEFASPGPAIASIRSSPPDVVVLDIQLVNGSGLEILRAVGSSHPETKVLVFTNHAEDVYRRRCLEAGAHAFYDKKSDLQALRQCLCCLAPSGRAGGTRQEAMPS, translated from the coding sequence GTGACCATGCTGTCAATCCTGATTGTCGATGATTCAGCCGTTGTCCGACGGATGCTGCGCGAGATGCTCGCGAATGTCGAGGGTGCCGATGTGGTCGGTGAGTTTGCCAGTCCGGGTCCGGCGATCGCAAGCATTCGCAGCAGCCCGCCGGATGTCGTCGTGCTCGACATCCAACTCGTCAATGGCAGCGGTCTGGAGATTCTGCGCGCGGTGGGCTCAAGCCATCCGGAGACGAAAGTGCTGGTCTTCACCAACCACGCAGAGGACGTCTACCGCAGGCGGTGCCTGGAAGCCGGAGCCCATGCCTTCTACGACAAGAAGAGTGACCTGCAAGCCCTCCGGCAATGCCTGTGCTGTCTTGCTCCGTCCGGTCGGGCGGGCGGGACCAGGCAAGAAGCCATGCCGAGCTGA
- a CDS encoding response regulator transcription factor, with amino-acid sequence MNACASPPLQQDCTRLLLVDTDDLFLADVDSALRANERLVVVATARSIEDAYDCAARHTPDVIVIGWSTASRAFVHATLANRSASVPDPLVVIVLRRGITSVPGLISLSLLPNVALVVHDQVAKLLLRRASADSRGLPH; translated from the coding sequence ATGAACGCCTGTGCATCGCCCCCCCTGCAGCAAGACTGCACCCGTCTCCTCCTGGTCGACACCGACGACCTGTTTCTGGCCGACGTCGACAGTGCCCTGCGCGCGAATGAACGACTCGTCGTCGTGGCGACCGCTCGTTCGATCGAAGATGCCTACGACTGTGCGGCAAGGCACACACCTGATGTCATCGTCATTGGCTGGAGCACGGCGTCGCGAGCCTTTGTCCATGCCACCCTGGCCAACCGATCCGCGAGCGTGCCCGATCCGCTGGTGGTCATCGTGCTGCGCCGGGGAATCACCAGCGTTCCGGGGCTGATCTCCCTCAGCCTACTGCCGAACGTCGCACTGGTGGTGCATGACCAGGTCGCAAAGCTGCTGCTCCGGCGAGCATCTGCCGACTCCCGCGGGCTGCCGCACTGA
- a CDS encoding PAS domain S-box protein has translation MRAVAAVIVGLLSIVPLLAVGIYRLEAPRLKERAFSDLQAIAILKAGQIEAWLDERRGDAVVLSASPGLIEDASGATAPSGDQGARQRILERLATLQRAHSYDGFVLVDNSAQPVLAVGADGANAEAPVQGALRKAFETSQVTTTDLYRSLSGRVHLDWVAPLVREIDGQRRTVGAVILDTPVERVVFPLIQSWPTPSPSAETLLVRRQGDTVLYLNELRHRTATALRFSQPLHDLDLPAARAVVAGTPQVLEGRDYRGVSVLAATRPVSGTPWHLVAKIDRDEVLSPLRNLVFWVSLVATCAILVVSLLIVLLWRQQLRTHQLELEAQSMEKDRLVRLFFDLPFVGMTTLAADSRRWLRFNDRLCEILGYPREELRELTWIELTHRDNLAGERIQFERMLKGTSNGFQTDKRFVRKDGRVVNVTADVRTVRHEDGRVDFFVATVQDITARLQAEGFAQELLDNVNQGFVVYDRALRVVVWNRFLERAIGLPRAAAIGRPLDDLFPNARRLGIHAHLERALAGEVVVADEFVPRLRGTTELLAAEAVAERHDDPRLFWTLSSYAPHRNVNGDIDGVLVNVVDMTTLKHSQDALLASNEELRQLSRYLERVREEERVRIARELHDDLGSTLTGVKWAIAMAIERAHAAAVPGDAQLAHASQLLDSAVDTMRRIISDLRPSVLDHLGVWTAIEWYAGQIGERTGLRCDVALSPEVATVEVDAERATAMFRIVQEALNNVVRHARATHAQIRVRCEAATVMIAVEDDGVGSDEGALRKTESWGLLGMQERAARFGGEIKLSRGATGGTILALRMPV, from the coding sequence TTGCGTGCCGTCGCCGCCGTCATCGTGGGCCTGCTGTCGATCGTGCCGCTGCTTGCCGTGGGCATCTACCGCCTGGAAGCCCCGCGCCTCAAGGAGCGGGCCTTCTCTGATCTGCAGGCGATCGCCATCCTCAAGGCGGGCCAGATCGAAGCCTGGCTGGACGAGAGACGTGGCGACGCCGTTGTCCTCAGTGCCAGCCCCGGTCTCATTGAGGATGCCTCAGGAGCGACGGCACCCAGCGGGGACCAGGGTGCACGACAGCGCATCCTGGAGCGTCTGGCAACGCTGCAACGGGCGCACTCCTACGACGGCTTCGTGCTGGTGGACAACAGCGCCCAACCAGTCCTCGCCGTCGGAGCGGACGGAGCGAACGCCGAAGCGCCGGTGCAAGGAGCCCTGCGGAAGGCATTCGAAACAAGCCAAGTGACAACGACGGATCTCTATCGCAGCCTTTCGGGCCGTGTCCACCTCGACTGGGTTGCACCGCTGGTCAGGGAAATCGACGGCCAGCGGCGCACGGTGGGCGCAGTCATCCTCGATACGCCCGTCGAACGGGTCGTCTTCCCGTTGATCCAGAGCTGGCCGACGCCGAGCCCGAGTGCCGAGACACTGCTGGTGCGCCGGCAGGGTGACACCGTGCTGTACCTCAATGAGCTGCGTCATCGTACCGCCACCGCACTGCGCTTCAGTCAGCCTCTCCATGACCTCGATCTGCCGGCCGCCCGTGCCGTCGTCGCCGGCACCCCACAGGTCCTGGAGGGCAGGGATTACCGCGGGGTCAGCGTGCTGGCGGCAACGCGCCCGGTCAGCGGTACGCCGTGGCATCTGGTGGCGAAGATCGATCGCGACGAAGTCCTCTCACCGCTGCGCAACCTGGTGTTCTGGGTCAGCCTGGTCGCCACCTGCGCCATCCTGGTCGTCTCCCTCCTGATCGTCCTGCTGTGGAGGCAGCAACTGCGAACGCACCAGCTCGAACTGGAAGCCCAGAGCATGGAGAAGGACCGCCTGGTGCGCTTGTTCTTCGATCTTCCCTTCGTCGGCATGACCACCCTCGCGGCCGACAGCAGGCGCTGGCTGCGTTTCAACGATCGTCTCTGCGAGATCCTCGGTTACCCGCGCGAGGAATTGCGCGAGCTGACCTGGATCGAGCTTACCCACCGCGACAACCTCGCAGGCGAGCGGATCCAGTTCGAGCGCATGCTGAAGGGCACGAGCAACGGCTTTCAGACCGACAAGCGGTTCGTGCGCAAGGATGGCAGGGTCGTCAACGTCACTGCAGACGTCAGGACGGTGCGGCACGAGGATGGCCGCGTGGACTTCTTCGTCGCAACGGTCCAGGACATCACGGCCAGGCTGCAGGCCGAAGGTTTCGCCCAGGAACTTCTGGACAATGTCAATCAAGGGTTCGTGGTTTATGATCGGGCGCTGCGGGTGGTCGTCTGGAATCGCTTCCTCGAACGCGCCATCGGTCTACCGCGCGCCGCGGCGATCGGCAGGCCCCTCGATGACCTGTTTCCCAACGCACGACGACTCGGCATACACGCTCACCTGGAACGCGCGCTGGCAGGAGAAGTGGTCGTCGCCGACGAGTTCGTGCCGCGCCTGCGCGGCACGACGGAACTCCTTGCTGCGGAGGCGGTGGCGGAGCGGCACGACGATCCGCGTCTCTTCTGGACCTTGTCCTCGTACGCGCCACATCGGAACGTCAATGGCGACATCGACGGCGTCCTGGTGAACGTGGTCGACATGACGACGCTGAAGCACAGCCAGGATGCGCTGCTGGCGTCCAACGAAGAGCTGCGACAGCTTTCCCGGTACTTGGAACGGGTACGCGAGGAGGAACGGGTGCGGATCGCACGCGAACTGCACGATGACCTCGGCAGCACCCTGACGGGGGTCAAGTGGGCAATCGCGATGGCAATCGAGCGCGCGCACGCGGCGGCAGTGCCCGGCGACGCTCAGCTTGCGCACGCGTCGCAGTTGCTCGATTCGGCGGTGGATACGATGCGTCGCATCATCAGCGATCTGCGACCAAGCGTGCTCGACCACCTCGGAGTATGGACGGCGATCGAGTGGTACGCCGGTCAGATTGGCGAACGGACCGGTCTGCGATGCGACGTCGCCCTTTCCCCGGAGGTTGCAACAGTCGAGGTCGACGCCGAGCGGGCAACCGCGATGTTTCGCATCGTTCAGGAGGCGTTGAACAACGTCGTTCGCCACGCCCGCGCGACACACGCACAGATTCGTGTACGTTGCGAAGCGGCTACCGTTATGATTGCGGTCGAGGACGACGGTGTGGGCAGCGACGAAGGCGCCTTGAGGAAGACGGAGTCCTGGGGCCTGCTGGGAATGCAGGAACGTGCCGCCCGCTTCGGTGGCGAGATCAAGCTTTCGCGCGGCGCCACAGGGGGCACCATCCTGGCTCTGCGCATGCCGGTTTGA
- a CDS encoding HigA family addiction module antidote protein, whose translation MSRMHNPAHPGEVLREWLPEDMTVTQAAKELQVSRVTLSKVLNGKAGVTAGMALRLSAWLGTSADLWIGMQSQWDLWQAEQLPRPNIKPLERLAA comes from the coding sequence ATGAGCAGGATGCATAACCCGGCGCACCCCGGCGAAGTGCTGCGGGAATGGCTGCCGGAAGACATGACGGTGACGCAAGCGGCGAAGGAGTTGCAGGTTTCCCGCGTGACGCTTTCCAAGGTGCTGAACGGCAAGGCGGGTGTCACCGCGGGTATGGCACTGCGTCTGTCTGCCTGGCTGGGCACCTCCGCCGATCTATGGATAGGGATGCAGAGCCAGTGGGATCTATGGCAAGCCGAGCAACTACCAAGGCCGAACATCAAGCCGTTGGAAAGACTCGCCGCCTGA
- a CDS encoding type II toxin-antitoxin system RelE/ParE family toxin, whose protein sequence is MIKTFRHKGLEAFFRTGSKAGIQPHHAGKLRVQLTTLDWARSPDDMNASGWRLHPLSHHLAGHWSVWVSGNWRLTFTFDDGDVILVDYQDYH, encoded by the coding sequence GTGATCAAGACCTTTCGCCACAAGGGACTAGAAGCCTTCTTTCGCACAGGCAGCAAGGCGGGCATTCAACCTCACCATGCTGGAAAGCTTCGTGTGCAGCTCACGACGCTGGACTGGGCGCGAAGTCCTGACGACATGAATGCATCAGGATGGCGGCTGCATCCGCTCAGTCATCATCTGGCGGGGCATTGGTCCGTGTGGGTCAGCGGCAATTGGCGCCTGACCTTCACGTTCGATGATGGCGATGTGATCTTGGTCGACTACCAGGACTACCACTAG
- a CDS encoding response regulator transcription factor, whose protein sequence is MSGRKLQILLVDDHAVVRGGLRLLLAQSGSMEVAGEAESAEQAIRMVRQNEFDVALVDIGLPGKGGLDLLKQIRTERPGLAVLMLSMYAEEVYAVRALKAGAAGYLTKNSAPATLLAAITKVAGGGKHVSPALLDRLAFEVGQGRKSGADALSDREIEVLRRIAAGESLNHIAEALHLSPKTVTTYRARIVEKTGLQSNAELTRHALEKGMLS, encoded by the coding sequence ATGAGCGGACGCAAGCTGCAGATCCTGCTGGTGGATGACCATGCCGTGGTCCGTGGAGGCTTGCGGCTGCTGCTGGCGCAGAGCGGCAGCATGGAAGTGGCGGGCGAGGCCGAGAGCGCCGAGCAGGCGATCAGGATGGTCCGCCAGAACGAATTCGATGTCGCCCTGGTCGATATCGGCCTGCCGGGCAAGGGCGGCCTCGACCTCTTGAAGCAGATCAGGACGGAGCGCCCCGGGCTCGCCGTGCTCATGCTGAGCATGTATGCCGAGGAGGTCTATGCCGTGCGCGCACTGAAAGCCGGCGCTGCCGGCTACCTGACGAAGAACAGCGCGCCGGCGACGCTCCTGGCGGCGATCACCAAGGTCGCCGGCGGCGGCAAACATGTGAGCCCGGCGCTGCTTGATCGGTTGGCTTTCGAGGTGGGGCAGGGCAGGAAATCGGGGGCCGATGCACTGTCCGACCGCGAGATCGAGGTGCTGCGGCGGATTGCCGCCGGCGAGAGCCTGAACCACATCGCCGAGGCGCTGCATCTCAGCCCGAAGACGGTGACCACCTATCGTGCCCGAATCGTCGAGAAGACCGGGTTGCAGAGCAACGCGGAACTGACGCGGCACGCGCTCGAGAAGGGGATGCTCTCCTGA